The Saccharomonospora cyanea NA-134 genome includes a region encoding these proteins:
- a CDS encoding cation diffusion facilitator family transporter translates to MGHGHGHGHLPPQGASASGRYVVSLGVALVLGAVVMVVEFGVGFATSSLALISDAAHMLTDVLGIGMALVAVQLARRSGPTFTRTFGMYRAEVLAALANAVLLFGVAGYVVYEAVGRLTDPPEVPGLPVLLVAALGLVANVIAFLLLRRGAEESLNVRGAYLEVLADLVGSIGVLVSGALTLTTGWRYADPIIGVAIGVFVLPRTFVLARRALRILFQHAPHGIDVAALNSDLHGLPGVEDVHDLHVWTLTSGMEVASAHLTVDAGTDPAEVLTSAQQLLSSRYAIEHATLQVEPKESARRCAQLRW, encoded by the coding sequence ATGGGACACGGCCACGGACACGGGCACCTGCCTCCGCAGGGGGCGAGCGCATCCGGACGCTACGTCGTGAGCCTGGGCGTCGCGCTCGTGCTCGGCGCGGTCGTCATGGTCGTCGAGTTCGGCGTGGGGTTCGCGACCTCGTCGCTGGCGCTCATCTCCGACGCCGCTCACATGCTCACCGACGTGCTCGGGATCGGCATGGCGCTCGTCGCCGTCCAGCTCGCCCGCCGCAGCGGGCCGACCTTCACGCGGACGTTCGGCATGTACCGCGCCGAAGTGCTGGCCGCCCTCGCCAACGCCGTGCTGTTGTTCGGGGTCGCCGGATACGTCGTCTACGAGGCCGTCGGCCGCCTCACCGATCCGCCCGAGGTTCCCGGACTGCCCGTCCTGCTGGTGGCGGCACTCGGCCTCGTGGCGAACGTGATCGCCTTCCTCCTGCTGCGCCGGGGTGCCGAGGAGAGTCTCAACGTGCGCGGCGCCTACCTGGAGGTGCTCGCAGACCTCGTCGGTTCGATCGGCGTGCTCGTCAGCGGCGCACTGACCCTCACCACCGGCTGGCGTTACGCCGACCCGATCATCGGTGTGGCCATCGGCGTGTTCGTGCTGCCCCGCACCTTCGTGCTCGCCCGCCGGGCGCTGCGCATCCTCTTCCAGCACGCACCCCACGGCATCGACGTGGCGGCGCTCAACAGTGATCTGCACGGGCTGCCGGGCGTCGAGGACGTGCACGACCTGCACGTCTGGACGCTGACCTCCGGGATGGAGGTCGCCTCGGCACACCTCACTGTCGACGCGGGCACCGACCCGGCCGAGGTGCTCACGTCAGCGCAACAGCTGCTGTCCTCGCGCTACGCGATCGAGCACGCCACACTCCAGGTGGAGCCGAAGGAGTCGGCCCGCCGCTGCGCGCAACTGCGCTGGTGA
- the argS gene encoding arginine--tRNA ligase, which yields MTPAALADLVRTSAARIFSDRGLDHGILPERVTVERPRNPEHGDYATNLALQVAKKAGLKPREFAQELADVISASPGIDSAEVAGPGFLNLRLAADAQGQIVWQVLREGTAYGRGTTYEGRRINLEFVSANPTGPIHLGGTRWAAVGDALGRLLAAQGAEVTREYYFNDAGAQIDRFVRSLIAAAKGEPVPEDGYAGTYVNDIAAQVLREEPNALALSEDERHETFRRIGVGLMFSEIKKSLHEFGTDFDVFFHEDSLHASGAVDSVVEELKAGDSLYFADNAWWLRSTEHGDDKDRVVIKSDGAPAYIAGDLAYLRDKINRGFDLCIYMLGADHHGYIARLKAAAAAMGHSPDTVEVLIGQLVNLVSGGKPVRMSKRAGTVVTMEDLVEAVGVDAARYELSRYSVDSSLDVDLDLLRKRSNDNPVFYVQYAHARLASLQRNAAELNLEPRPDADVSLLTHPREGDLIRTIGEFPSVLKKAAELREPHRVARYLESLASAYHKFYDAARVLPQGDEEPTPLTYARLALCEAARQVIANGLSLLGVSAPERM from the coding sequence GTGACTCCCGCCGCTCTTGCTGATCTCGTTCGCACGTCCGCCGCCCGGATCTTCTCCGATCGTGGGCTCGATCACGGCATCCTGCCCGAACGGGTGACAGTGGAGCGACCTCGCAATCCCGAGCACGGCGACTACGCCACGAATCTCGCCCTCCAGGTGGCGAAAAAGGCCGGGTTGAAGCCCCGGGAGTTCGCGCAGGAACTCGCCGATGTGATCTCTGCCTCACCCGGTATCGACTCGGCCGAGGTCGCGGGTCCGGGCTTCCTCAACCTCCGCCTCGCCGCCGACGCCCAGGGTCAGATCGTGTGGCAGGTGCTGCGGGAGGGGACGGCGTACGGCCGCGGCACGACCTACGAAGGTCGCAGGATCAACCTGGAGTTCGTGTCGGCGAACCCGACCGGTCCCATCCACCTCGGTGGCACCCGGTGGGCCGCCGTCGGCGACGCGCTCGGCAGGTTGCTCGCCGCGCAGGGCGCCGAGGTGACGCGCGAGTACTACTTCAACGACGCGGGCGCCCAGATCGACCGGTTCGTGCGCTCGCTGATCGCGGCAGCGAAGGGCGAGCCCGTGCCCGAGGACGGGTACGCGGGCACGTACGTGAACGACATCGCCGCGCAGGTGCTGCGCGAGGAGCCGAACGCGCTGGCACTGTCGGAGGACGAGCGTCACGAGACGTTCCGCCGCATCGGTGTCGGGCTCATGTTCTCGGAGATCAAGAAGAGCCTGCACGAGTTCGGCACCGACTTCGACGTGTTCTTCCACGAGGACTCCCTGCACGCCTCCGGTGCGGTCGACTCGGTGGTGGAGGAGCTCAAGGCCGGCGACAGCCTCTACTTCGCCGACAACGCCTGGTGGCTGCGCTCCACCGAGCACGGCGACGACAAGGACCGTGTCGTCATCAAGTCCGACGGAGCACCCGCCTACATCGCGGGTGACCTCGCCTACCTGCGCGACAAGATCAACCGTGGCTTCGACCTGTGCATCTACATGCTGGGTGCCGACCACCACGGCTACATCGCGCGGCTCAAGGCCGCCGCGGCGGCGATGGGGCACAGCCCCGACACCGTCGAAGTGCTGATCGGGCAGCTCGTCAACCTCGTCAGTGGTGGCAAGCCGGTGCGCATGAGCAAGCGTGCTGGCACGGTCGTCACGATGGAGGACCTGGTCGAGGCCGTCGGCGTGGACGCCGCCCGCTATGAGCTGTCGCGGTACTCCGTCGACTCCTCCCTGGACGTGGACCTGGACCTGCTGCGCAAGCGCAGCAACGACAACCCGGTCTTCTACGTGCAGTACGCACACGCCAGGCTGGCCTCCCTGCAACGCAACGCGGCCGAGCTGAACCTCGAACCGCGTCCCGACGCGGACGTCAGCCTGTTGACCCACCCGAGGGAGGGTGACCTGATCAGGACGATCGGGGAGTTCCCCTCGGTGTTGAAGAAGGCGGCCGAACTGCGGGAACCGCACCGCGTCGCCCGCTACCTCGAATCGCTGGCGTCGGCCTACCACAAGTTCTACGACGCCGCACGGGTCCTGCCGCAGGGGGACGAGGAGCCGACCCCACTCACGTACGCCCGGCTCGCCCTGTGTGAGGCCGCCCGTCAGGTGATCGCCAACGGGCTGTCACTGCTCGGAGTGTCCGCACCGGAGCGGATGTAG
- a CDS encoding DUF305 domain-containing protein, which translates to MAAQEQSGPETSAETAGPPRSAPPTWSRAVIFGAAALAALLIGATIGLVIGQSRAGDEPPASPQAGSVAVGFAQDMSRHHLQAVTMANWARDHSDDPAIKQLAFDIASVQLEQVGRMKGWLMLWSQPEEPLGEPMTWMSGPQGHAHGSSGGAVSDASDAPDASDDGRMPGMASEEELAKLRSLSGEELDVYFLQLMLRHHQGGVEMAQYGYDHSSVRAVKTLANSMLVSQDAEMDTMRGMLAERGAQPLPFP; encoded by the coding sequence ATGGCGGCGCAGGAGCAGTCCGGCCCGGAGACGTCCGCCGAGACGGCGGGCCCTCCGCGCAGCGCGCCGCCCACGTGGTCCCGCGCGGTGATCTTCGGTGCCGCGGCCCTCGCGGCGCTGCTGATCGGAGCCACGATCGGGCTCGTCATCGGGCAGAGTCGCGCGGGTGACGAGCCCCCGGCGTCCCCGCAGGCAGGCTCGGTCGCGGTTGGATTCGCCCAGGACATGTCGCGGCATCACCTCCAGGCCGTCACGATGGCCAACTGGGCTCGTGACCACAGTGACGACCCGGCGATCAAGCAGCTCGCGTTCGACATCGCGAGTGTTCAGCTCGAACAGGTGGGGCGGATGAAGGGCTGGCTCATGTTGTGGAGCCAGCCCGAGGAGCCGCTGGGCGAACCGATGACGTGGATGTCGGGTCCGCAGGGACACGCCCACGGTTCGAGCGGCGGGGCCGTGTCCGATGCGTCCGATGCGCCCGATGCGTCCGACGACGGCCGGATGCCCGGCATGGCCAGTGAGGAGGAGTTGGCCAAGCTGCGCTCGCTGTCGGGCGAAGAGCTGGACGTCTACTTCCTCCAGCTCATGCTGCGCCACCACCAGGGTGGTGTCGAGATGGCCCAGTACGGCTACGACCACTCGTCTGTGCGGGCGGTGAAGACGCTCGCGAACAGCATGCTCGTCTCACAGGACGCCGAGATGGACACGATGCGCGGGATGCTGGCCGAACGCGGGGCGCAGCCACTGCCGTTCCCCTGA
- a CDS encoding TetR family transcriptional regulator, with product MPRGVAIPELRQQLFSAVERVITRDGPGRLSGRAVTAEAGVATGLLHAHFADLDDFLTAYAVDRSFLVSAEAANLPERAGTGSVAENLCDAVLATPPQTLLTLARLLVSRPELTGRVQAVLGDRTAGLGAIETAAARYLADEQRLGRVASTAQPAVLALALVGVLHHLVLTATPEAELHARIRHTVTTLVEEVTAAPTRHGAPASRAATKGHDPK from the coding sequence GTGCCCAGAGGCGTCGCCATCCCCGAGCTCAGGCAACAGCTGTTCTCCGCCGTGGAACGCGTGATCACGCGGGACGGCCCTGGCAGGCTCAGCGGACGCGCTGTCACCGCGGAAGCCGGCGTCGCGACCGGACTGCTCCACGCGCACTTCGCCGACCTCGACGACTTCCTGACGGCGTACGCCGTCGATCGGTCCTTCCTGGTTTCCGCAGAGGCCGCGAACCTGCCGGAACGGGCCGGGACCGGAAGCGTGGCGGAGAACCTGTGCGACGCCGTGCTGGCGACGCCGCCGCAGACCCTTCTGACCCTTGCCAGGTTGCTCGTCTCGCGACCGGAACTGACAGGGCGTGTTCAGGCCGTACTCGGCGACCGGACGGCTGGCCTCGGCGCGATCGAGACCGCCGCCGCGCGCTACCTCGCCGACGAGCAGCGGCTCGGGCGGGTCGCCAGTACGGCACAGCCGGCGGTGCTGGCGCTCGCACTTGTCGGCGTACTGCACCACCTCGTGCTCACCGCCACTCCCGAGGCCGAGCTGCACGCACGCATCCGGCACACGGTCACCACACTGGTCGAGGAGGTCACCGCCGCACCCACACGACACGGTGCCCCCGCAAGCCGAGCGGCGACCAAGGGGCACGACCCGAAGTAG
- a CDS encoding DUF3105 domain-containing protein: MANGKQKKGAAKKKGSVAAARGSVVAGKQTPWGTIAAVVGIVLLAAGVFGYYYVASSDQRAQRDREEAAASFAPSENNPDPSGKIEGVVKQEYVGGAHVLPTERVAYDKTPPFGGPHDGFWAACNGVVYPQAVRTENMVHSLEHGAVWVAYDPDRIKGEALEQLKLRVEGEPFMMMSPYPGLDSPISLQSWGHQLKLDSVEDERIDQFIAALRRNPNTYPEIGASCDALGPGMFDPDNPPAFNAEPPGPDAKPMDYQGSEGAADESMGTQLPQQQSESSTPSEG, from the coding sequence ATGGCCAACGGAAAGCAGAAGAAGGGCGCCGCGAAGAAGAAGGGCAGCGTCGCCGCGGCCCGGGGTTCGGTGGTCGCCGGAAAGCAGACTCCGTGGGGCACCATCGCCGCGGTCGTGGGCATCGTTCTGCTTGCCGCCGGCGTGTTCGGTTACTACTACGTGGCCTCCAGCGACCAACGCGCTCAGCGCGACCGGGAGGAGGCCGCGGCCAGCTTCGCGCCGAGCGAGAACAACCCCGACCCCTCCGGCAAGATCGAGGGTGTGGTGAAGCAGGAGTACGTGGGCGGTGCTCACGTACTGCCAACCGAACGCGTCGCCTACGACAAGACCCCGCCGTTCGGCGGCCCGCACGACGGCTTCTGGGCCGCGTGCAACGGCGTCGTCTACCCGCAGGCCGTGCGGACCGAGAACATGGTCCACTCGCTCGAACACGGTGCGGTGTGGGTCGCCTACGACCCGGACCGGATCAAGGGCGAGGCCCTGGAGCAGCTCAAGCTCCGCGTCGAGGGCGAGCCGTTCATGATGATGTCGCCGTATCCCGGGCTCGACTCGCCCATCTCGCTGCAGTCGTGGGGCCACCAGCTCAAGCTCGACAGCGTCGAGGACGAGCGCATCGACCAGTTCATCGCCGCGCTGCGCCGCAACCCGAACACCTACCCGGAGATCGGCGCCTCCTGTGACGCGCTGGGGCCGGGCATGTTCGACCCGGACAACCCGCCCGCGTTCAACGCCGAGCCTCCCGGTCCGGACGCCAAGCCGATGGACTACCAGGGCAGCGAGGGCGCCGCTGACGAGAGCATGGGAACCCAGCTGCCGCAGCAGCAGTCGGAGTCGTCGACGCCGAGCGAGGGCTGA